GACAAGCTGACGGTGTCCCGCGCCCGCAAGGTCGAGCGCTTCCTGTCGCAGCCCTTCCACGTCGCCGAAGTGTTCACCGGCGCGCCGGGCAAGTTCGTCGACCTGAAGGACACCATCAAGGGCTTCGGCGATCTGTGCGACGGCAAGTACGACTACCTGCCGGAAGCGGCCTTCTACATGGTCGGCACCATCGAAGAGGCGGTCGAGAAGGGCCGCAAGCTCGCCGCGGAAGCGGCCTGATCAGGCGATAGGGAACCGCGTTCATGACGACCTTCACATTCGAACTGGTCAGCCCTGAGCGGCAGCTCTTCTCCGGCGCGGTCGAGCAGGTCGTCGTGCCCGGCTCGGAAGGCGAATTCGGCGTGCTGGCCAACCACGCGCCCTTCGTCTCGTCGCTGCGTCCGGGCATCCTGACGATCCATGGCGAAGGCCAGCCGAAGCGCCTCTATGTGCGCGGCGGTTTTGCCGAGGTCGCCGACGGTACCCTGACGGTGCTGGCCGAGACCGCGACCGCGGTCGAGGATCTGCGCGCCGATCAGATCGACGCCGAGATCAAGGAAGCCCAGGAAGACCTCGCCGACGCCAAGGACGACGCCACCCGCGCCAAGGCGGCCGAGCAGCTCGATCAGCTGAACAGCGTCAAGGCCGTGCTCGCTTCGGCGAAGTCGACGCACTGATCCTTCGCTGATCCAAGCCAATTTGAGAAAGGCCGCCCTTGCAGGCGGCCTTTTTTTATGCGCGGTCGTGCCGGTTCAGGCCTTGGCGCAGATCCGGGTTCAAGCCGGCAGGTCGCTCGCCTTGATCCTGGCGACGCCGAGCGCGGTCATGTCGGTCCAGGCCTTGGCGAGCGAACCGTTCAGGTCGATCGCCCGGCAAGCCTCCTCGACGACGAAAGTCTTCAGGCCGTTCCTGGCGGCATCCTGGGCGGTCCAGCTGACACAGAAGTCCGTGGCGAGCCCGACCACCACGGCGCGCGTGATGCCCCGTTCCTTCAGGTAGCCGCCAAGCCCGGTGACGGTCTTGCGGTCGGCCTCCTGGAAACCGGAATAGCTGTCGACCTCCTTGCGATAGCCCTTGCGGACAATGGTCTGGGCATGGGGCAGGTCGAGGTCGTCGTGGAACTCCGCGCCGACCGAGTTCCAGATGCAGTGATCCGGCCACAGCACCTGCGGCCCATAGGGCATCTGGATGACCTCGAAGGGCTTCTTGCCGGGGTGGCTGGAAGCGAAGGAGGAATGCCCGGCGGGATGCCAGTCCTGGGTCAGCACGACATTC
This portion of the Phreatobacter stygius genome encodes:
- a CDS encoding F0F1 ATP synthase subunit epsilon; amino-acid sequence: MTTFTFELVSPERQLFSGAVEQVVVPGSEGEFGVLANHAPFVSSLRPGILTIHGEGQPKRLYVRGGFAEVADGTLTVLAETATAVEDLRADQIDAEIKEAQEDLADAKDDATRAKAAEQLDQLNSVKAVLASAKSTH
- the pncA gene encoding bifunctional nicotinamidase/pyrazinamidase, whose amino-acid sequence is MDRPFEIDRRILIAGATLLTAVGAAPPARAQEKPVIDASTVLIVVDVQNDFCPGGHLAVQKGDEVVAVINALGPKFQNVVLTQDWHPAGHSSFASSHPGKKPFEVIQMPYGPQVLWPDHCIWNSVGAEFHDDLDLPHAQTIVRKGYRKEVDSYSGFQEADRKTVTGLGGYLKERGITRAVVVGLATDFCVSWTAQDAARNGLKTFVVEEACRAIDLNGSLAKAWTDMTALGVARIKASDLPA